The following coding sequences lie in one Thalassoglobus polymorphus genomic window:
- a CDS encoding 5-formyltetrahydrofolate cyclo-ligase, with protein sequence MSEPESTDSLKQAIRRQLRQLRREQTQKDQVSQKILDRVFTLEQYEHAKTVLYYVDARDEVRTLSSMEAALAGPKQIVVPYCDQGELRLVEIKNRNELSPGAYGILEPTSAVQKQNDRSINPERIDFALIPGLGFDAGGTRIGHGKGYYDKLLPHLRPDCLRCGIAYDCQIIESLPKDKHDQPMNIVVTQTRLMECKKK encoded by the coding sequence ATGTCGGAACCGGAATCAACAGACTCATTGAAGCAAGCAATCCGCAGGCAATTGCGCCAATTGCGACGCGAACAGACTCAGAAAGACCAGGTCAGCCAGAAGATTCTCGATCGAGTCTTCACGTTAGAGCAATACGAACATGCGAAAACGGTTTTGTATTACGTGGACGCTCGAGATGAAGTCCGCACGCTGTCAAGTATGGAAGCGGCCTTGGCAGGGCCAAAACAGATCGTGGTTCCTTACTGCGATCAAGGAGAGTTAAGACTGGTTGAAATCAAAAACCGTAATGAACTCAGCCCAGGTGCTTACGGAATTCTTGAACCAACGAGTGCTGTCCAGAAACAAAATGATCGCTCCATCAATCCGGAAAGGATCGATTTCGCATTGATTCCCGGACTCGGATTTGACGCTGGCGGAACAAGAATAGGGCATGGCAAAGGATACTACGACAAACTTCTTCCGCACTTACGCCCGGATTGCTTACGCTGCGGAATTGCATACGATTGCCAGATCATTGAGTCACTTCCAAAAGACAAACATGATCAACCAATGAACATCGTGGTAACACAAACACGGCTAATGGAGTGCAAAAAGAAATGA
- a CDS encoding leucine-rich repeat domain-containing protein, with product MRCFKMTALAALVALSPIFAFAQDDAPNPEAVAAIKALGGNVMRIAQNDDRLDVTLHLADKDVTDEALVHVAKLPNVAWLNLAGTKITDAGLAHLSGLKSLEKLHLEKTSVGDAGVKHLAGLDKLVYLNLYATQVSDAGLKQLEAMKSLKRVYLWQSKASEAGIAAVRKALPEAKVIAGVELKPVAPPKEEAKKEPKKEAAKKPEPKKPEPKKEAKPAEKKPEPKKEAEKKPEAKKPAAEKKEAEKKEAPKTEEKPAEAPKTVEKAAEEKPAEKKD from the coding sequence ATGCGATGTTTCAAAATGACAGCGCTCGCGGCTTTGGTCGCTCTGTCCCCGATTTTTGCGTTTGCACAAGACGATGCCCCCAATCCCGAGGCTGTCGCAGCCATTAAGGCACTCGGCGGTAACGTCATGCGCATTGCCCAGAACGACGATCGTTTAGATGTGACCCTGCACTTGGCAGACAAAGATGTGACAGATGAAGCACTCGTGCATGTTGCGAAATTGCCAAACGTGGCCTGGCTCAACTTGGCAGGAACAAAAATCACAGACGCAGGATTAGCTCACTTAAGTGGTCTGAAATCGCTGGAAAAATTACATCTGGAAAAAACATCTGTTGGTGACGCCGGAGTGAAGCATCTCGCTGGCCTGGACAAACTTGTGTATCTCAATCTCTATGCAACACAGGTGAGTGATGCCGGCCTGAAACAGCTTGAAGCAATGAAGAGTTTGAAACGTGTTTACCTTTGGCAATCCAAAGCAAGTGAAGCAGGAATTGCAGCTGTCCGTAAAGCACTTCCTGAAGCGAAGGTAATTGCAGGAGTTGAACTGAAACCTGTCGCACCACCAAAAGAAGAGGCTAAGAAGGAACCAAAGAAAGAAGCAGCCAAAAAGCCTGAGCCGAAAAAACCTGAGCCGAAAAAAGAGGCCAAGCCAGCTGAAAAGAAACCAGAGCCAAAGAAGGAAGCTGAGAAGAAGCCTGAAGCCAAAAAGCCTGCTGCTGAGAAAAAAGAGGCTGAGAAAAAAGAAGCTCCGAAAACCGAAGAAAAGCCAGCAGAGGCTCCTAAAACTGTAGAAAAAGCAGCTGAAGAAAAGCCAGCTGAGAAGAAGGATTAA
- a CDS encoding sugar phosphate isomerase/epimerase family protein, with protein MQFNRRDFCRTAIAAGSSLIPAASLCAADAQQPADNKKFKLNYIVASCMYGKLPLSQIVPEVPKSNATHLEIWATPHGNQREQLDEMGEEKFIDLLDEHHVKLGSFTCFKYGIFKMQPEMKLVKRLGGDMVICNTGGPKNLEGSELKTEVNKFAEKLKPHIAAAEEIGVTIGVENHGGGLIASPDSIRMLFDLVDSPNIGLAMAPYHLPQDPKLIGGLIEDLGPRLVHFQAWEHGMGCMKKLPKEQELMQLPHRGPLDWKPILASLKTINYQGRTEIFMHPVPRGIPILPKLEDVTKEINASRESLESLIA; from the coding sequence ATGCAATTCAATCGTCGAGATTTTTGTCGAACAGCTATCGCCGCCGGATCATCATTGATTCCTGCGGCGTCTTTATGCGCAGCTGATGCTCAGCAACCGGCAGACAATAAAAAATTCAAGTTGAATTATATTGTCGCATCCTGCATGTATGGAAAGCTGCCACTTTCTCAAATCGTTCCGGAAGTCCCCAAAAGTAACGCAACACATCTGGAAATCTGGGCGACACCGCACGGAAACCAACGAGAACAACTTGACGAAATGGGCGAAGAAAAGTTCATCGATCTGCTCGATGAACATCACGTCAAACTCGGGAGCTTCACTTGCTTCAAGTATGGCATTTTCAAAATGCAGCCCGAGATGAAACTCGTTAAACGTCTCGGCGGGGATATGGTCATCTGTAACACCGGAGGACCAAAGAACCTCGAAGGCAGCGAATTGAAAACAGAAGTCAACAAGTTCGCTGAGAAGCTGAAACCACACATTGCAGCGGCTGAAGAAATCGGCGTGACAATCGGAGTCGAGAACCACGGCGGGGGATTGATCGCATCTCCGGACTCAATTCGCATGCTTTTTGACCTCGTCGATTCGCCCAACATCGGCTTGGCGATGGCACCTTATCACCTTCCGCAGGACCCGAAACTCATTGGCGGGCTGATTGAAGATCTCGGCCCTCGACTGGTTCACTTTCAGGCTTGGGAACATGGCATGGGATGTATGAAAAAACTTCCCAAAGAACAGGAACTCATGCAGCTTCCGCATCGTGGCCCGCTTGACTGGAAACCGATTCTCGCTTCGCTGAAGACAATCAATTATCAGGGACGCACCGAAATCTTCATGCACCCCGTCCCTCGCGGAATCCCAATTCTTCCAAAGCTCGAAGATGTGACAAAAGAGATCAATGCATCGCGTGAATCGCTCGAAAGTTTGATTGCCTAA
- a CDS encoding biotin--[acetyl-CoA-carboxylase] ligase, whose amino-acid sequence MINPQRLQAETFVESIEWLKEVSSTNTHALKTIERHSDFPVLIGADLQTGGRGRGQNRWWGAEGSLTFSLILNPSQFRIPQDAWPLMSLIVGLTIGDGLRSTCPEASIQLKWPNDVYADQKKICGILIESIPARPELVIIGIGVNANNSLANAPGDVRNRATSLIDLVGQPVSLEILLIKILNAMERGFERFHDELEQLLNRWKEQCFLTGKQICIENSQSTVFGMCQGIDDDGALRMNTVNGPQRFLAGTITLIDE is encoded by the coding sequence ATGATCAATCCTCAAAGACTACAGGCGGAGACCTTTGTCGAGTCCATTGAGTGGCTGAAAGAAGTCTCCTCGACCAATACGCACGCTTTGAAGACGATTGAAAGACACTCCGATTTCCCGGTGCTTATCGGAGCTGATCTTCAAACAGGCGGACGTGGACGCGGGCAGAATCGCTGGTGGGGAGCCGAGGGGAGCCTGACGTTTTCACTGATCCTCAATCCTAGCCAGTTCCGCATCCCGCAGGATGCGTGGCCACTCATGTCATTGATTGTCGGTTTGACAATTGGTGATGGATTGCGCTCAACCTGTCCAGAAGCATCGATTCAATTGAAGTGGCCGAACGATGTTTATGCGGACCAAAAAAAAATCTGCGGCATTTTGATTGAGTCGATTCCCGCTCGGCCGGAACTGGTCATCATCGGAATTGGGGTCAACGCCAACAATTCGCTGGCTAATGCTCCGGGGGATGTCCGCAATCGTGCAACATCTCTGATCGACCTGGTTGGACAACCAGTTTCTCTAGAAATCCTGCTGATCAAAATTCTCAATGCCATGGAGCGAGGATTTGAGCGTTTTCACGATGAACTGGAACAACTTCTCAACCGATGGAAAGAGCAGTGCTTCCTCACGGGGAAACAAATTTGTATCGAAAATTCTCAATCGACGGTCTTTGGCATGTGTCAGGGCATTGATGACGATGGAGCTTTACGCATGAATACCGTCAATGGACCGCAAAGATTCCTTGCCGGAACGATCACTCTGATTGATGAATAG
- a CDS encoding translation initiation factor produces MRLFEGTEFDRPLRCDKCEELEEECTCPPEKPVLTPPAKQIARVGVEKRKRGKLMTVIRDLVDEHDHLPELLTILKNHCGAGGSLKEGIVEIQGDQRERVREKLKSLGYRIKG; encoded by the coding sequence ATGCGACTCTTTGAAGGTACAGAATTTGATCGTCCGCTTCGCTGTGACAAATGTGAAGAACTCGAAGAGGAATGCACTTGTCCTCCCGAAAAGCCCGTTTTGACACCTCCTGCAAAACAGATTGCCCGCGTGGGAGTCGAGAAGAGAAAACGGGGAAAGCTGATGACAGTGATCCGCGATTTAGTCGATGAGCATGATCACCTTCCCGAACTGCTGACGATCCTGAAAAACCACTGCGGTGCGGGAGGATCGCTGAAAGAAGGAATCGTAGAAATCCAGGGGGACCAGCGTGAACGAGTTAGAGAGAAACTGAAATCACTCGGATACCGTATCAAAGGGTGA
- a CDS encoding MMPL family transporter, protein MDGETRDRTEPGALPRFLERLTDSVSQNPTATIWIVGLMTALSLAVTIRFLEFKTNRADLLDPSSEFHQRWLNYTEKFGDEADVVIVVEADDEITVKNVIDTVGQRLDSDPDLFDRVLYRIDSTAIESKGLQYLSPLELEQANARLKMYSPILEGQWSRAGIESYTIRLNDFIQQTEASGAEKELAAAIQQAEQLCSSLNQFLQNPQQFQSPWPEIVSRSSAPQGDAFETRYQLAASGLMGFILVTPKNASTDFAGGAKSLARMRVICAEAQEQYKNVRVGLTGIPVLEADEMQRSQQDMMKASMISFIGVGLILLIGFRGFRHPLLALFMLAISLAWSLGYITIAIGHLNILSVSFAAILIGLGIDYAIHYLAHYIELRHRNEKLHRALSLSSRSVGTGIVTAAVTTALAFFCATFTDFLGVAELGVIAGGGVLLCAIATFTILPALVTLADRKKEPRQMPTPFQGNALRKLIRNHPGVVTVVTLLAIIGIGSQGFQVQDGTIQSKVKYDSNLLNLQAKGVNSVELQKRIFQETNGSLLYAISIADSISEARILKEEFLTLPTVSRVEGMASYMPNFPPEETNLLVQAIHSRLSRLSDLPREFPQLDPLSIGQSMDRLYTTLSSRSEPAAISAAKSLDSFLDNLTLMELPQQMQVLSGYQNGMLTALHRQFQEIERVSSPQPVSPNDFLPGIHERFVSESGHWLLRIYPSEQVWEEEPLTAFVEEVRSIDPKATGTPLQNFEAARQIRESYFDAAIYALVVIFLILLVDSLKSGTLLVSLVAPLAVVGFAYSLRFKSGEPVNILQLASLYALIVALVSSVLDFKSVRGTLLTLLPPLAGGFLMFGILGLIGMNLNPANLIVLPLILGIGVDDGVHVIHDARHSTGRYETSPSTINAITLTSLTSMLGFGSMVVAAHQGLVSLGTILVIGVGSCLFISLVTLPAILTLIDRWESTESPAQNEEAKPIDKKEIVTIPMTKHETGVA, encoded by the coding sequence ATGGATGGTGAGACGAGGGATCGCACCGAACCTGGCGCACTGCCTCGTTTCCTTGAGAGACTCACGGATTCGGTCTCTCAAAATCCAACCGCAACAATTTGGATCGTGGGGTTGATGACAGCTCTCTCGTTGGCTGTCACCATTCGCTTCCTCGAGTTCAAAACGAATCGAGCCGACCTCCTCGATCCCAGTTCTGAATTTCATCAACGCTGGCTTAACTACACCGAAAAGTTTGGGGATGAGGCAGACGTCGTCATCGTCGTCGAAGCGGACGATGAGATCACCGTCAAGAATGTGATCGACACTGTCGGTCAGCGACTCGATTCAGATCCCGATTTATTCGACCGCGTCCTTTATCGGATCGATTCGACCGCCATTGAAAGCAAAGGCCTTCAATACCTGTCTCCACTCGAGTTGGAGCAGGCCAATGCGCGCCTGAAAATGTACTCGCCCATTCTTGAAGGACAGTGGAGCCGAGCGGGGATTGAATCGTACACGATTCGGTTGAATGACTTCATTCAGCAAACGGAAGCTTCAGGTGCGGAAAAAGAACTTGCCGCCGCGATTCAACAGGCTGAGCAACTTTGTTCTAGCCTCAATCAATTTCTCCAGAACCCTCAGCAATTCCAGTCCCCCTGGCCAGAAATTGTTTCTCGTTCGTCGGCTCCTCAAGGAGACGCCTTCGAAACGAGATATCAACTGGCAGCCTCCGGTCTGATGGGCTTCATACTGGTCACCCCAAAAAACGCTTCGACAGATTTCGCTGGTGGAGCGAAATCGCTGGCTCGCATGCGAGTCATTTGCGCAGAAGCCCAAGAACAATACAAAAACGTCAGGGTCGGGCTGACAGGGATTCCGGTTCTGGAAGCGGACGAGATGCAACGCTCTCAGCAGGACATGATGAAGGCCTCGATGATTTCCTTCATTGGAGTCGGCCTAATTCTGCTGATCGGATTCCGTGGGTTTCGACACCCGCTGCTCGCATTATTTATGCTGGCGATCAGCCTCGCCTGGTCGTTGGGGTATATTACAATTGCCATCGGACACCTGAATATTCTTTCAGTTTCGTTCGCTGCGATTTTGATTGGGCTGGGGATCGACTATGCGATTCACTACCTCGCGCACTACATCGAACTTCGGCACCGAAACGAAAAACTGCATCGGGCCTTGTCTTTGTCCTCACGGAGCGTCGGTACCGGAATCGTGACGGCTGCGGTGACGACTGCACTAGCATTCTTTTGTGCAACATTCACCGATTTTCTCGGAGTTGCAGAACTCGGAGTGATTGCAGGTGGCGGTGTCCTCTTGTGTGCGATCGCGACATTCACGATTCTCCCGGCATTGGTCACGCTCGCGGATCGCAAGAAAGAGCCGCGTCAAATGCCGACTCCATTCCAGGGAAACGCATTACGCAAGCTGATCCGAAATCACCCCGGAGTGGTGACCGTCGTCACGTTGCTGGCGATCATTGGCATCGGTTCCCAAGGCTTTCAAGTCCAGGACGGGACGATTCAATCGAAGGTGAAATACGACTCAAATCTTTTGAATCTGCAAGCCAAAGGTGTCAATTCGGTCGAACTTCAAAAGCGGATCTTTCAAGAGACAAACGGCTCATTGCTCTATGCAATCTCGATTGCCGATTCGATTTCAGAAGCGCGCATTCTGAAGGAAGAGTTTCTCACGTTGCCAACGGTCTCACGCGTCGAGGGAATGGCATCTTATATGCCGAATTTCCCACCAGAAGAAACAAACCTGCTTGTGCAGGCCATTCACTCTCGGCTGAGTCGACTCTCCGACTTACCACGGGAATTTCCTCAACTGGACCCACTCTCGATTGGCCAGTCGATGGACCGGCTCTACACAACACTTTCCTCTCGGAGCGAACCTGCTGCGATCTCAGCTGCAAAATCACTTGATAGTTTTCTTGATAACCTCACCCTGATGGAACTTCCGCAGCAAATGCAGGTTCTGTCGGGATATCAAAATGGAATGCTCACGGCGTTGCATCGGCAATTTCAGGAAATAGAGAGAGTTTCGAGCCCACAACCCGTCAGCCCAAACGATTTCCTTCCAGGCATCCACGAGCGTTTCGTTTCTGAATCGGGGCACTGGCTATTGCGAATCTATCCCAGCGAACAAGTCTGGGAGGAAGAGCCGCTGACCGCGTTTGTTGAAGAAGTCCGGTCGATCGATCCCAAAGCAACGGGGACACCTTTACAGAACTTTGAAGCAGCACGCCAGATTCGGGAGAGTTATTTCGACGCTGCAATCTACGCACTTGTGGTCATTTTCCTAATTCTACTTGTCGACTCACTGAAGTCGGGGACACTTCTGGTTTCTCTCGTTGCTCCTTTGGCAGTTGTTGGATTTGCATATTCGTTGCGATTCAAATCGGGCGAACCAGTGAATATCCTCCAGCTCGCCTCCTTGTACGCCTTGATTGTTGCGCTTGTCTCAAGCGTGCTCGATTTCAAAAGCGTGCGGGGCACACTACTGACTCTTCTCCCACCATTGGCTGGCGGATTTTTGATGTTCGGCATTCTGGGGTTGATAGGTATGAATCTGAACCCGGCCAACCTCATCGTATTGCCGCTAATCTTAGGAATTGGAGTTGATGACGGTGTCCACGTCATTCATGATGCGCGTCACTCAACAGGTCGATATGAAACTTCCCCAAGTACAATCAACGCCATCACCCTGACATCTCTCACTTCGATGCTCGGGTTTGGCAGCATGGTCGTCGCAGCACATCAAGGGCTTGTTTCACTTGGAACAATTTTGGTGATTGGCGTGGGAAGTTGCCTGTTCATTTCTCTTGTCACTCTGCCAGCGATCTTGACCCTCATTGATCGCTGGGAGTCAACTGAAAGCCCTGCTCAGAATGAAGAGGCGAAACCGATCGACAAGAAAGAGATCGTAACAATTCCGATGACAAAGCATGAAACTGGCGTTGCCTGA
- a CDS encoding DUF1549 domain-containing protein, which yields MLRMISMRISIFLLIANIALGAEEASLQIEPAEVTLSGAFDRAQLLVSPKLDAAKAISAGDLTQQAEYTSSDENIVTVSSEGQLLAVMNGTAEITIQVGEKISKVPVTVTGVEETPEINYLTDVQPIMSRAGCNSGACHASQYGKGGFILSVFSFDPQKDREAIVTDRSQRRVNFIDPERSLFLKKPTMQVAHGGGKRLQAGSPDYQILLNWIRNQAPGPDQKSIRVTQLEVFPKEKIISPEHLQQLRVVATYSDDSKRDVTHWAKYSSLDDGVVSVSDNGLVTSAGLGQTSILVRFENFAQNVLFMTPYGDSHLADWQNNNFVDELASSKFEKLGITPSPLCDDATFVRRAFLDAVGSIPTIEETQQFLDDTSPNKREQLVDRLLGLTGNPSLDRYNDRYAALWTLKWSDLLRNSSRGAAADEQRMWAMHNWIKESFRTNKPIDQFTRELVTAKGSIYSSGPASYFRINSNSSDLAEATTQIFLGLRLGCAKCHHHPFEKYSQEDYYSFAAFFSRVGTKNSEEFGLFGRESVVIVKNSGEVRHPKTRKNLVPKTLDHVESDHPLDRRIPLADWLTSKENSLFAKSIANRYTSYLLGRGLVEPVDDMRETNPATNPELLDRLAQHFIDSDFDVKQLMRVIMTSRLYQLSSVPTSQNQTDSKFYSHYYVKRLSAEPLLDAIDQVTKSQTKFKSLPPGTRAIELPDGEYPDYFLTVFGKPRRVSVCECERMPDENLAQALHTLNGEILARKLADKAGRIESLTKDKVESDAAIEQLYLAALSRFPRPEEIQALKSFEKEAESPRQFYEDVLWTLLNSKEFLFNH from the coding sequence ATGTTACGAATGATTTCAATGAGAATCAGTATCTTTTTGTTGATTGCCAACATTGCTTTGGGAGCTGAGGAAGCCTCGCTTCAGATTGAACCTGCTGAAGTCACGCTCTCAGGGGCTTTCGATCGCGCGCAACTTCTCGTCTCGCCTAAACTGGATGCTGCGAAGGCGATCTCGGCAGGCGATTTAACACAACAAGCGGAATACACATCGTCGGATGAGAACATCGTGACGGTCTCTTCTGAGGGACAGCTGCTGGCTGTGATGAACGGGACAGCGGAGATCACTATTCAGGTCGGTGAGAAAATCTCAAAGGTTCCGGTAACTGTCACTGGAGTCGAAGAAACGCCCGAAATCAATTACCTGACAGATGTCCAACCGATCATGAGTCGTGCCGGGTGCAACTCTGGAGCATGCCATGCAAGCCAATATGGAAAAGGTGGTTTTATCCTGTCTGTCTTCAGTTTCGATCCCCAGAAAGACCGGGAAGCGATTGTTACCGACCGATCGCAGCGGCGAGTCAATTTCATTGATCCTGAAAGAAGCCTATTCCTAAAAAAACCGACAATGCAAGTCGCCCATGGTGGTGGAAAGCGTTTACAGGCAGGTTCTCCGGACTATCAAATATTGCTCAACTGGATTCGTAATCAGGCGCCGGGGCCAGATCAAAAATCGATCAGAGTGACTCAACTTGAAGTCTTCCCGAAAGAGAAAATCATCTCACCCGAACATCTGCAACAATTGCGGGTGGTCGCGACCTATTCGGACGACTCAAAACGGGATGTGACACACTGGGCAAAGTACAGTTCCCTCGACGATGGGGTTGTTTCCGTCTCCGACAATGGACTTGTTACCTCGGCCGGGTTGGGGCAAACCTCAATTCTCGTTCGCTTCGAGAACTTCGCACAGAACGTTTTGTTCATGACACCTTATGGAGATTCTCATCTTGCCGATTGGCAGAACAACAATTTTGTGGACGAGCTCGCATCAAGTAAATTCGAAAAGCTCGGAATCACCCCGTCTCCGTTGTGTGATGATGCCACATTCGTGCGACGTGCATTCCTGGATGCAGTCGGCTCAATCCCAACAATAGAAGAAACGCAGCAGTTCCTCGACGACACATCTCCAAACAAGCGGGAACAACTTGTTGACCGCCTGCTTGGCCTTACCGGGAATCCCAGTCTCGATCGCTACAACGACCGCTACGCGGCACTCTGGACTTTGAAATGGTCAGACCTATTACGCAATTCCAGCCGTGGAGCCGCTGCCGATGAACAACGCATGTGGGCCATGCACAACTGGATCAAGGAATCGTTCCGAACCAACAAGCCGATCGACCAGTTTACCCGTGAACTGGTCACCGCCAAAGGTTCGATCTACTCAAGTGGACCGGCGAGCTATTTCCGAATCAATTCAAATTCCTCTGATCTCGCAGAAGCGACAACACAAATTTTCCTGGGACTCCGACTCGGTTGTGCAAAATGCCATCACCATCCTTTTGAAAAATACAGCCAGGAAGACTACTACTCCTTTGCAGCCTTCTTCTCACGCGTTGGAACAAAGAACAGCGAAGAATTCGGGCTGTTCGGTCGTGAATCCGTCGTCATTGTGAAAAACTCTGGTGAAGTACGGCACCCGAAGACACGCAAGAACCTTGTCCCGAAGACGCTCGACCATGTCGAATCCGACCATCCACTCGACCGCAGAATTCCACTCGCAGATTGGCTCACATCGAAGGAAAACAGTCTCTTCGCGAAGTCGATTGCGAACCGCTATACCTCATACCTTTTAGGCCGGGGACTCGTTGAACCAGTCGACGACATGCGCGAAACGAACCCGGCAACAAACCCTGAACTCCTCGATCGTTTGGCGCAGCACTTCATCGATTCCGATTTTGACGTAAAGCAATTGATGCGAGTCATCATGACATCACGCCTGTATCAATTGAGTTCGGTCCCGACGTCGCAAAACCAAACAGACAGCAAATTTTATAGCCACTACTACGTGAAACGTCTTTCCGCTGAACCGCTTCTCGACGCGATTGATCAAGTCACAAAATCGCAAACGAAATTCAAAAGCCTCCCGCCGGGGACCCGAGCAATCGAACTCCCAGATGGTGAATATCCAGATTACTTTCTCACCGTCTTCGGAAAGCCTCGTCGAGTCAGCGTGTGCGAATGCGAACGCATGCCTGATGAAAACCTTGCACAGGCATTACATACACTGAACGGAGAAATTCTTGCCAGGAAACTGGCTGACAAAGCGGGTCGTATTGAGTCGCTGACGAAAGACAAAGTCGAATCCGACGCAGCAATCGAACAATTATATCTGGCGGCCCTCTCTCGTTTCCCTCGACCTGAAGAAATTCAGGCGTTGAAATCGTTTGAGAAGGAAGCAGAATCGCCTCGGCAATTCTACGAAGACGTACTCTGGACGCTCCTGAACTCTAAAGAGTTCTTGTTCAACCATTAG
- a CDS encoding sulfatase-like hydrolase/transferase: MMRRFVFVFFVVCSVSNQVFANEQPNILWIVVEDASPHLSCYGETTIETPNLDRLADEGVKFTNAFVTCPVCSPSRSAMVSGMFQTTLGAHAHRSQRVSGKWSAELNPYAKSYSLPEEIQLIPSLFRKAGYFVANGGTGKTDYNFTSESKLYDSKSWSDSPDGKPFFAQIHLRGGKFREAKVEGGVDPNSVQLPPYYPDSEVIRKDWAKYLNSWIQVDNEVGKIVADLAKAGKLDSTAIFFWTDHGISHARGKQFLYDEGIHVPLIARLPQAEQAGTVRDDLVLHIDVAAASLRLAEIEIPDYVQGKPIFDENYRPRRRVFAARDRCDETVDIIRCVRTKRFKYIRNFLPHISHMQPNQYKDGKEILKEMRRLHKEKKLSKVQSRIYAPRRHPEELYDLEEDPFETNNLLAGTMDEKRAYRDTANVMRLALYQWMVDSGDLGLIPEPILEELGREAGSKYAVRGPKKTSRLIWKLISTIEEKERRDQAGLLKGLNDDHPAVRWWAATGLGTMRLSKEEKQQVLDALSSSLEDPSVGVRVAAAEALCLQGETKAGLPVLTKELGAENRPAGMYAIRGLEILGKKSKPALPEIRNAQKIPYDVTRRIADRLVFTLEQNH, from the coding sequence ATGATGAGACGATTTGTTTTTGTTTTTTTCGTAGTGTGTTCCGTTTCGAATCAGGTTTTCGCCAATGAGCAACCCAACATTCTTTGGATTGTCGTTGAAGATGCCTCACCGCATCTTTCGTGTTATGGTGAAACGACTATCGAGACCCCGAATCTGGATCGCCTTGCAGACGAGGGAGTCAAGTTTACGAATGCTTTCGTGACTTGTCCGGTCTGTTCTCCGAGTCGGTCGGCGATGGTCTCCGGAATGTTTCAGACAACTCTCGGTGCTCATGCACATCGAAGTCAGAGGGTTTCCGGAAAGTGGTCTGCCGAGTTGAATCCTTATGCGAAATCGTATTCGCTGCCTGAAGAGATTCAGCTGATTCCAAGTCTGTTCCGAAAGGCTGGCTACTTTGTTGCCAACGGGGGAACAGGAAAAACGGATTACAACTTCACGAGTGAGTCAAAACTTTATGACAGTAAAAGTTGGTCGGACTCTCCTGACGGGAAACCGTTTTTTGCTCAAATTCACTTGCGAGGCGGAAAGTTCAGGGAAGCCAAGGTTGAGGGAGGCGTCGATCCGAACAGCGTCCAGCTTCCGCCATACTATCCAGATTCGGAAGTCATCCGAAAAGATTGGGCGAAGTACCTGAACTCCTGGATTCAGGTTGATAATGAAGTTGGCAAGATCGTTGCGGATCTTGCGAAAGCAGGCAAACTGGATTCGACAGCCATTTTTTTCTGGACGGATCACGGCATTAGCCACGCCCGTGGAAAACAGTTCTTGTACGACGAAGGGATTCATGTCCCTTTAATCGCTCGACTTCCTCAAGCAGAGCAAGCGGGGACCGTCCGAGACGATCTTGTCCTCCACATTGATGTGGCGGCAGCATCATTGCGGCTGGCAGAGATTGAGATTCCTGATTACGTCCAAGGGAAACCGATCTTCGACGAAAATTATCGTCCGCGGAGGCGAGTCTTTGCAGCTCGCGATCGATGCGATGAGACGGTCGACATCATTCGATGTGTACGAACGAAACGGTTCAAATACATCCGAAATTTTCTGCCGCATATTTCACACATGCAACCCAATCAGTACAAGGACGGAAAAGAGATTCTGAAGGAGATGCGCCGTCTTCATAAGGAAAAGAAGCTCTCCAAAGTTCAATCACGAATCTACGCTCCCAGACGCCATCCAGAAGAGTTGTACGACCTTGAAGAAGATCCATTCGAGACCAATAATCTCCTCGCTGGAACCATGGATGAAAAACGTGCGTACCGTGATACCGCAAATGTCATGCGGTTGGCACTTTATCAATGGATGGTTGATTCGGGGGACCTGGGGCTGATTCCAGAACCAATTCTCGAAGAATTGGGGCGCGAAGCGGGATCGAAGTATGCCGTTCGTGGACCTAAAAAGACCAGTCGATTGATTTGGAAACTGATTTCGACAATCGAAGAAAAAGAACGTAGAGACCAAGCCGGTTTATTGAAGGGGTTGAACGATGATCATCCCGCTGTTCGTTGGTGGGCTGCGACCGGATTGGGAACGATGCGTCTGAGCAAAGAGGAAAAACAACAAGTTCTCGATGCCCTCAGCAGTTCGCTTGAAGATCCTTCAGTTGGCGTTCGCGTTGCCGCCGCTGAGGCCCTCTGTTTGCAGGGAGAGACCAAAGCTGGATTGCCGGTGTTGACGAAAGAGCTGGGGGCCGAAAACCGTCCCGCGGGGATGTACGCGATTCGAGGTTTAGAAATCCTCGGGAAGAAGTCAAAACCTGCTCTCCCGGAAATCCGCAACGCTCAGAAAATCCCGTACGATGTAACGCGAAGAATCGCAGATCGACTTGTCTTCACCCTTGAGCAGAATCACTGA